In Bacillus sp. SB49, a single window of DNA contains:
- a CDS encoding nucleotide pyrophosphohydrolase, producing the protein MGNYTTNDIQERVDRYISQFKEGYFSPLALQARLTEEVGEMAREINHRYGEKPKKETEADKALEEELGDVLFVLTCFANSLDMDLSEAFERSMSKIETRDKDRWTRKEGSSGHE; encoded by the coding sequence ATGGGCAATTACACGACGAATGATATTCAGGAACGTGTGGACCGTTACATATCGCAATTCAAAGAGGGCTATTTTTCGCCGCTTGCTCTTCAGGCACGATTAACGGAAGAGGTCGGAGAGATGGCGAGGGAGATTAACCACAGGTACGGAGAAAAGCCAAAAAAAGAGACGGAAGCGGATAAAGCACTGGAAGAAGAGCTTGGAGATGTACTTTTCGTATTGACTTGCTTCGCCAACTCTCTAGATATGGATTTGTCAGAAGCGTTTGAACGATCCATGAGTAAAATCGAGACGAGAGACAAAGATAGATGGACAAGAAAAGAAGGGAGTTCTGGACATGAATGA
- a CDS encoding YitT family protein — protein MDRFYGGGRLKVFGLRLKNILFILIGSAVFSFGLVHFNIQNQLGEGGFTGITLLLLYLFNWDPAVMNIVLNIPVLIIGWKSLGRVTFYYSLIGIVAVSVFIKISQLYMIDIPLSSDMTLAALFAGVFIGIGLGIIFRYGGTTGGVDIIARLINKYFGWSMGRAMFAFDAVVILVSILTYLDHIRGMYTLLAVFIGARVIDFIQEGAYAARGTTIISEKSEEISKRVMEEMDRGVTVLEGRGSFSGAKRDVLYCVIAKNEIVRLKSIIDHIDPHAFVAVNHVHDVMGEGFTLDENKNPIE, from the coding sequence ATGGACAGATTTTATGGAGGTGGTCGTTTGAAAGTTTTCGGTTTGCGCTTGAAGAACATCCTGTTTATTTTGATCGGTTCCGCTGTCTTCTCATTTGGGCTGGTCCACTTTAATATTCAGAATCAGCTTGGAGAAGGTGGTTTCACAGGGATTACTCTGCTCCTTCTTTATCTGTTTAATTGGGACCCGGCCGTCATGAATATTGTGCTCAACATTCCAGTCCTTATCATTGGTTGGAAGAGCTTGGGGAGAGTCACGTTTTACTACTCTTTAATCGGTATCGTCGCTGTATCCGTCTTCATTAAAATTTCCCAATTGTATATGATCGATATCCCTTTATCGTCTGATATGACACTTGCGGCTTTATTTGCAGGGGTTTTCATAGGAATTGGGCTCGGAATCATCTTTCGATACGGGGGAACGACCGGAGGGGTGGATATCATTGCCCGCCTGATTAATAAATATTTCGGCTGGAGTATGGGACGGGCAATGTTCGCCTTCGACGCGGTCGTCATCCTTGTCTCGATCCTTACTTACCTGGACCATATCCGCGGCATGTACACTCTACTGGCCGTGTTCATAGGTGCCAGGGTCATTGATTTCATCCAGGAAGGTGCCTATGCTGCAAGAGGGACGACCATTATTTCCGAGAAAAGCGAGGAAATATCGAAACGTGTCATGGAAGAAATGGACAGAGGTGTAACGGTACTGGAAGGCCGGGGTTCATTCTCTGGCGCCAAGCGCGATGTCCTGTACTGCGTCATTGCCAAAAACGAAATCGTACGGTTGAAATCAATCATAGACCACATTGATCCGCACGCCTTCGTCGCAGTCAATCATGTACACGATGTCATGGGAGAAGGATTCACCTTGGATGAGAATAAAAATCCTATTGAATAA
- a CDS encoding zinc metallopeptidase — MSFLIYFALILIIPIWAQSKVKSTYKKYSKVPTSSAMSGAEVARKILDDNGLYNVAVEEVRGQLTDHYDPRSKVIRLSTDNFHGRSAAGAAVAAHEVGHAIQDAQDYAFLRFRSALVPVASFGSNISIFLIIGGFLLGMMQLAVVGIIFFAAAVLFQLVTLPVEFDASNRAMSQLVSTGIIRNDEERKTKKVLNAAAMTYVAAALVALAELLRFVFMFVGMNEE, encoded by the coding sequence ATGAGTTTTCTCATTTATTTCGCCCTGATTCTGATCATTCCGATCTGGGCCCAGTCTAAAGTTAAAAGTACGTACAAAAAATACTCAAAAGTACCGACATCATCCGCTATGTCCGGAGCAGAAGTCGCACGAAAGATATTAGATGACAACGGTTTGTATAATGTCGCTGTCGAAGAAGTACGTGGACAGCTGACAGACCATTATGATCCACGTTCGAAAGTTATCCGTCTGTCCACAGATAATTTTCATGGACGTTCCGCTGCAGGCGCTGCTGTTGCCGCTCACGAAGTAGGGCATGCCATCCAGGACGCTCAGGATTACGCGTTCCTGCGTTTCAGAAGCGCGCTTGTACCTGTGGCGAGTTTCGGTTCCAACATCTCCATCTTCTTAATTATCGGTGGTTTTCTTCTTGGTATGATGCAGCTTGCTGTTGTGGGGATCATCTTCTTCGCAGCTGCCGTGTTGTTCCAATTGGTCACGCTGCCGGTCGAATTTGACGCATCAAATAGAGCGATGAGTCAACTCGTTTCCACCGGCATTATCCGTAATGATGAAGAACGGAAGACGAAGAAAGTATTGAATGCTGCTGCGATGACTTACGTCGCTGCTGCACTGGTCGCACTCGCTGAATTGCTGCGATTCGTCTTCATGTTCGTAGGTATGAACGAAGAATAA
- a CDS encoding DUF1405 domain-containing protein — MRSLISYVLTSRSFLILLFVVNLFGTIYGFIWYEPQLSITEPKFLLFVPDSPTASMFFTIFLGFYLFGRNVPYIEALALITLMKYGVWAVIMNILTMMEYGSLPWTGYMLIISHSAMAVQGVLYAPYYAIQLRHLAFAAVWTLHNDVIDYVFEQMPIYPAIVEHMNEIGYFTFWLSILCITLAYILTQRHKPTV; from the coding sequence ATGAGAAGTCTTATTTCCTATGTATTAACGAGTCGTTCTTTTCTTATCCTTTTATTTGTAGTTAATTTATTCGGAACGATTTATGGATTTATTTGGTACGAACCACAGTTGTCCATCACAGAACCTAAGTTCCTGCTTTTCGTTCCTGACAGTCCTACAGCAAGTATGTTCTTTACCATTTTTCTTGGGTTTTATCTTTTCGGGCGAAACGTCCCGTATATAGAGGCCCTTGCGCTTATTACCTTAATGAAGTACGGTGTCTGGGCTGTCATCATGAATATACTGACGATGATGGAATATGGTTCCCTGCCGTGGACGGGATATATGTTGATCATTTCTCACAGCGCTATGGCTGTTCAGGGAGTTCTGTATGCCCCGTATTACGCAATTCAGCTCAGACACCTGGCTTTCGCCGCTGTGTGGACACTCCATAATGACGTCATTGATTATGTTTTTGAACAAATGCCGATTTATCCGGCAATTGTCGAACATATGAATGAAATTGGCTATTTTACGTTTTGGCTGAGCATTTTGTGCATAACACTCGCATACATACTGACGCAAAGGCATAAACCAACGGTCTAA
- a CDS encoding menaquinol-cytochrome c reductase cytochrome b/c subunit yields MHRGKGMKFVGDSRVTAEKKANLPKDYSEYPGRTEAFWPNFLLKEWLVGSVFLIGFLILTAAHPSPLEQQADPNNAGYIPLPDWYFLFLYQFLKYQYAGGDYIVIGAIVIPGLAFGALLLAPFLDRGPERRPHKRPIAVGLMLIGFIATFWLTYESVTHADYEMRAEKYGVNIEAVESTIDKSDPGYAVYEANCLSCHGDALQGQGNYPSLIDAELTVDQVKDIAVNGKGEMPAGIFGGTDEELQQLAEFVVSAGSGEGGGSEEEGSAEEDAAESEEGADDASEEEGSADSEEAAEEES; encoded by the coding sequence GTGCATAGGGGAAAAGGGATGAAGTTTGTCGGTGATTCACGTGTCACTGCCGAGAAGAAAGCCAACCTGCCTAAAGATTATTCCGAGTATCCCGGTCGTACGGAAGCTTTCTGGCCGAACTTCCTTTTAAAGGAATGGCTCGTCGGATCCGTCTTCCTTATCGGCTTTTTGATATTGACGGCTGCTCACCCGTCACCGCTCGAGCAGCAGGCAGACCCGAACAACGCTGGTTATATTCCTCTGCCTGACTGGTATTTCCTGTTTTTATACCAATTCTTGAAGTATCAGTACGCAGGCGGAGATTATATTGTGATCGGAGCAATCGTCATACCCGGTCTTGCTTTCGGAGCACTGCTCCTCGCGCCATTTCTTGACCGCGGACCTGAACGTCGTCCACATAAACGCCCGATCGCTGTCGGGCTGATGCTCATCGGATTCATTGCTACGTTCTGGCTGACATATGAATCTGTTACGCATGCCGATTACGAGATGCGTGCGGAGAAATATGGTGTTAATATAGAAGCAGTCGAGTCAACGATTGACAAATCAGATCCGGGCTATGCCGTGTACGAAGCGAACTGCCTGAGCTGTCACGGAGACGCGCTTCAAGGGCAGGGGAACTACCCTTCCCTCATTGATGCGGAGCTGACGGTGGATCAGGTGAAAGACATCGCCGTTAACGGTAAAGGCGAAATGCCTGCTGGTATTTTCGGCGGCACGGATGAAGAACTGCAGCAGCTCGCTGAGTTTGTCGTTTCTGCCGGTTCCGGTGAAGGCGGCGGATCGGAGGAAGAAGGATCTGCTGAAGAAGATGCAGCGGAGTCGGAGGAAGGTGCGGATGACGCTTCTGAAGAAGAAGGATCCGCTGATTCTGAAGAGGCTGCAGAGGAAGAATCATAA
- the qcrB gene encoding menaquinol-cytochrome c reductase cytochrome b subunit, giving the protein MLQKIYDWVDERVDVTPLWRDIADHEVPEHVNPAHHFSAFVYCFGGLTFFITVIQILSGMFLTMYYVPDIENAWKSVYYLQREVAYGQIVRGMHHWGASLVIVMLFLHTLRVFFQGAYKKPRELNWVIGVLLFFVMLGLGFTGYLLPWDNKAYFATQVGLEIAAATPFIGDQIRTLLAGDPDIVGAQTLTRFFAIHVFFLPAALFGLMAFHFILIRKQGISGPL; this is encoded by the coding sequence ATGCTGCAGAAAATTTATGATTGGGTGGACGAGCGTGTTGATGTAACCCCGTTGTGGAGAGACATTGCCGACCATGAAGTACCCGAACACGTTAACCCGGCCCATCACTTTTCAGCTTTTGTTTATTGTTTCGGCGGTCTGACATTCTTCATTACCGTCATTCAAATTTTATCTGGAATGTTCCTGACGATGTATTATGTTCCCGATATCGAGAATGCCTGGAAATCCGTATACTATCTTCAGCGTGAAGTCGCATACGGGCAGATTGTCCGCGGTATGCACCACTGGGGTGCGAGCCTTGTCATCGTCATGCTGTTTTTACATACGCTGCGGGTTTTCTTCCAAGGAGCATACAAAAAACCGCGTGAGTTGAACTGGGTAATTGGTGTACTCTTGTTCTTCGTCATGCTTGGCCTCGGCTTTACCGGATATCTGCTTCCATGGGATAACAAAGCGTACTTCGCAACACAGGTTGGATTGGAAATCGCTGCAGCAACACCATTCATCGGAGATCAAATCCGCACACTGCTAGCGGGAGATCCGGACATCGTCGGTGCCCAAACGCTTACACGATTCTTCGCGATTCACGTATTCTTCCTTCCTGCAGCTTTATTCGGATTAATGGCCTTCCACTTCATTTTAATCCGGAAACAAGGTATTTCAGGGCCACTATAA
- a CDS encoding QcrA and Rieske domain-containing protein has translation MSDKKRVSRRQFLNYTLTGVGGFMAAGMLAPMVRFAIDPVLKTKESGDFISVASVDDITNEPQRFEWSIDQVDAWYESEVQKTAWVYRDGNDEIIALSPICTHLGCTVDWASNEQYPKEFYCPCHGGRYTKDGVNVPGTPPTAPLPMFEHKVEEGMLYLGEAKDRGGS, from the coding sequence ATGAGTGATAAGAAACGGGTATCCCGTCGTCAGTTTCTCAACTATACATTGACAGGTGTAGGCGGTTTCATGGCGGCAGGAATGCTGGCACCGATGGTGCGGTTCGCCATCGATCCTGTGCTGAAGACGAAAGAAAGCGGCGACTTCATCTCCGTTGCTTCCGTCGATGATATCACGAATGAACCGCAGCGTTTCGAATGGTCTATTGACCAAGTGGACGCCTGGTATGAATCAGAAGTACAAAAAACCGCATGGGTGTACAGAGACGGAAACGATGAAATAATAGCGCTTTCTCCAATTTGTACGCACCTTGGCTGTACGGTGGATTGGGCTTCCAACGAACAATATCCGAAAGAATTTTATTGTCCGTGCCACGGTGGACGATATACAAAGGATGGCGTCAATGTGCCCGGCACACCACCAACTGCTCCACTCCCAATGTTTGAACACAAAGTGGAAGAGGGCATGCTCTACTTGGGCGAAGCAAAAGACAGAGGGGGTTCATAA
- a CDS encoding DUF2487 family protein, with the protein MMRWTKADTTQYLPEKQYIDTVLIPLIPFDPSSDGSMTEQAFRRELTQLFTNFIEKEYHGRIFLAPDYHYLSNTHETEWERLNQWISHFNTQPFQHVFLFTFDSKWRKYEAKLNGKLLWIPGMKEGDIQSKETQSFVKEQARQINELIQYDWQL; encoded by the coding sequence ATGATGCGCTGGACAAAAGCAGATACTACACAGTACTTACCGGAAAAGCAGTACATCGACACCGTCCTTATTCCATTGATTCCATTTGACCCGTCTTCGGACGGATCGATGACGGAGCAGGCTTTTCGCAGGGAGCTTACCCAACTGTTTACAAACTTCATAGAGAAAGAATACCACGGGCGGATCTTTCTTGCTCCCGACTATCATTACTTAAGCAATACCCATGAAACCGAGTGGGAGCGCCTGAATCAATGGATAAGTCATTTTAATACACAGCCATTCCAACATGTTTTCCTGTTTACATTTGATAGTAAATGGAGAAAATATGAGGCGAAGCTTAATGGAAAGCTGCTCTGGATTCCTGGAATGAAAGAGGGCGACATCCAATCGAAAGAAACGCAGTCCTTTGTTAAGGAACAAGCCCGTCAGATCAATGAATTAATCCAATATGACTGGCAATTATGA
- a CDS encoding ReoY family proteolytic degradation factor: MQTPISVDEKKDFVRWFLNHFQLKKRESVWILNYLMNHESLLSSVHFVQEVKFCPRGMEISAQGVSDPPFRFYKGQVMTNDAEKSFHDLRMNQGEPVYIQMNFENAQQCSKYALVLEENPYLPKDYYLNDRDKNEAEQLLSLSLLNYRRKSIEHRIDQALIAGERETFQELCVKLEQVKQDLNTFI; the protein is encoded by the coding sequence ATGCAAACACCGATTTCTGTGGATGAGAAAAAAGATTTTGTCCGCTGGTTTTTGAACCACTTTCAATTAAAAAAGAGAGAAAGCGTCTGGATTCTGAATTATTTGATGAACCATGAGTCTCTTTTATCCAGTGTCCATTTCGTCCAGGAAGTGAAGTTTTGCCCCCGTGGGATGGAGATCAGTGCTCAAGGTGTGTCGGACCCGCCTTTCCGTTTTTATAAAGGTCAGGTGATGACGAACGATGCCGAGAAATCTTTTCATGACCTCAGGATGAATCAGGGAGAGCCTGTCTACATTCAAATGAATTTCGAGAATGCTCAGCAATGCTCTAAGTATGCGTTGGTTCTAGAAGAGAATCCGTACCTTCCGAAAGATTACTATTTAAACGACCGTGATAAGAACGAAGCGGAACAGCTGCTGTCCTTGAGCCTGCTCAACTACCGCAGAAAAAGTATTGAGCATCGCATTGACCAGGCGTTGATCGCAGGGGAGAGAGAAACCTTTCAGGAATTGTGTGTAAAACTGGAACAGGTGAAGCAGGATTTAAATACATTTATATGA
- a CDS encoding tetratricopeptide repeat protein: MEEIQKAIRQMEAHKTEDAIKTLTNYLPEADEEERFTIAELYMQWGMLEEAKLVLHELIQRYPKELELKVMMAEIHIDLEEDDEAIEILNQFGPEDEDYLQALVQLADLYQAQGLFEVAEQKLLAAKQVEPNSAIIDFALGELAFSNGEYSKCIPYYENAMHHQPVIGDIEVATRLAEAYAANGEFEQSLEFFQQVEEDNPDVMFRYGFVAFQANRNDIAIHVWEELIEKDAYFQSVYPLLAQAYEAEGMPAEALEMAKKGLAKDEFNKELYHLAGTLSHRLGNKAEGYKWMREAVALDPGYKEAVLFLIENYKADGDYENIIDLINELIALGEEDPNYLWELAQAYEEEERFEDAYEQYNQAYPSLKEDTDFLKAYGYFLVEDGKMEEGKNVLEEYLKHDPADTEMEDFVERLKER; encoded by the coding sequence ATGGAGGAAATACAAAAAGCAATCCGTCAAATGGAAGCGCATAAGACGGAAGACGCGATAAAGACACTGACCAACTACCTGCCGGAAGCGGATGAGGAGGAACGCTTCACCATTGCAGAGCTTTACATGCAGTGGGGAATGCTTGAAGAGGCCAAACTGGTCCTTCATGAACTCATTCAGCGCTATCCGAAAGAACTAGAACTGAAAGTGATGATGGCGGAGATCCATATCGACCTCGAGGAAGACGATGAGGCAATAGAAATTCTGAATCAATTCGGTCCGGAAGATGAAGACTATTTACAAGCGTTAGTACAGCTGGCGGATCTTTATCAGGCACAGGGACTCTTTGAAGTAGCCGAGCAGAAGCTTCTGGCTGCCAAACAAGTGGAACCCAACTCGGCAATCATTGATTTTGCTCTTGGTGAATTGGCCTTTTCAAACGGTGAATACTCCAAGTGTATTCCCTATTACGAAAATGCCATGCATCATCAGCCTGTCATAGGGGACATTGAAGTCGCCACAAGATTGGCAGAAGCCTATGCAGCGAACGGCGAATTTGAACAGTCTCTGGAATTTTTCCAACAGGTGGAAGAAGACAACCCTGATGTAATGTTCCGCTACGGGTTTGTAGCCTTTCAGGCGAACCGAAACGACATTGCGATCCACGTCTGGGAAGAATTGATTGAAAAAGACGCTTATTTCCAGTCGGTCTATCCGCTGCTCGCCCAAGCCTACGAAGCAGAAGGAATGCCTGCTGAGGCACTGGAAATGGCTAAAAAAGGTCTGGCTAAGGATGAATTCAACAAGGAACTCTACCACTTGGCAGGCACATTGTCCCATCGTCTGGGAAATAAGGCAGAGGGCTATAAATGGATGAGAGAGGCCGTCGCTCTCGACCCAGGATATAAAGAAGCGGTTTTATTCTTAATCGAGAACTATAAAGCCGACGGTGATTATGAAAATATTATTGATTTAATCAATGAATTGATTGCGCTCGGAGAAGAAGACCCGAACTATCTATGGGAATTGGCACAAGCATATGAAGAGGAAGAACGGTTTGAAGATGCCTATGAACAATACAACCAAGCCTATCCTTCCCTTAAAGAAGACACGGACTTTTTGAAGGCTTATGGATACTTTCTTGTGGAAGACGGGAAAATGGAAGAAGGAAAGAACGTATTGGAAGAATACCTCAAGCACGATCCTGCTGATACAGAGATGGAAGATTTCGTGGAGCGGTTAAAGGAACGATAA
- the aroA gene encoding 3-phosphoshikimate 1-carboxyvinyltransferase yields MSDIQLQPTDKKIIGELNVPGDKSISHRSVIFASLAEGTSKITNFLTGEDCLRTVQAFRDMGVEIEQDDDSLTIHGKGIAALQEPVVPINFGNSGTTARLMSGVLAGLSFFTTAFGDESLSKRPMDRVAVPLRKMGARISGRNKGGLLPLAFDGTSLQGYDHKLTVKSAQVKSALLLAGMLADGKTTVTEIGETRNHTEMLLPEFGVDVEVDGRTISITGNQQPTAADVKVPGDISSAAFFIVAAALLPGSDLVIKNVGLNNTRNGIVQTMQQMGADIRADVHTHIGKEPVGDVYIKGGSLKGIELGGQLIPNVIDEIPIIALAATQAEGTTIIKDAEELRFKETDRISAVADTLNTLGADVETTEDGLIIHGKGKLSGGVIHSYGDHRIGMMGAVASLVSEQAVTIQDKDCINISYPNFFDHLNQSLK; encoded by the coding sequence ATGTCTGACATCCAATTACAACCGACGGATAAGAAAATTATCGGAGAATTAAATGTCCCCGGCGATAAGTCCATTTCCCACCGTTCTGTTATATTTGCTTCGCTCGCCGAGGGCACATCGAAAATCACTAATTTCCTGACAGGGGAGGACTGTCTGCGCACGGTGCAGGCATTTCGTGATATGGGAGTAGAGATTGAGCAGGACGATGATTCTTTGACGATCCATGGAAAAGGAATCGCAGCGTTGCAGGAGCCGGTCGTTCCGATCAACTTTGGCAATTCCGGCACAACTGCAAGATTGATGAGCGGCGTTCTTGCAGGACTTTCGTTCTTCACGACGGCGTTTGGAGATGAGTCTCTTTCCAAACGTCCGATGGATCGTGTCGCTGTTCCTCTGCGCAAAATGGGAGCCAGGATCAGCGGAAGAAATAAGGGAGGCCTTCTCCCACTTGCTTTTGATGGAACGTCCCTGCAAGGATATGATCATAAGCTCACCGTTAAGAGTGCACAGGTTAAATCCGCCCTCCTGCTTGCCGGCATGCTTGCAGATGGGAAGACTACGGTGACGGAAATTGGCGAAACAAGGAATCATACGGAAATGCTGCTTCCGGAGTTTGGTGTCGATGTAGAGGTGGATGGCCGTACAATCAGCATTACTGGAAACCAGCAGCCAACAGCTGCTGATGTTAAGGTGCCCGGGGACATCTCTTCTGCTGCATTCTTCATTGTAGCAGCTGCCCTTCTGCCCGGCAGTGATCTTGTCATAAAGAATGTAGGCTTAAACAATACTAGAAACGGCATTGTTCAAACCATGCAGCAAATGGGGGCGGACATTCGGGCGGATGTCCACACGCATATCGGTAAAGAGCCTGTTGGTGATGTCTACATCAAAGGAGGTTCGCTGAAGGGTATAGAACTCGGTGGACAGCTTATCCCTAATGTTATTGACGAGATTCCGATTATTGCACTCGCGGCTACACAGGCGGAGGGTACAACCATCATTAAGGATGCAGAAGAGCTTCGCTTTAAGGAGACGGACAGAATATCAGCCGTTGCTGATACGTTGAATACTCTGGGGGCTGATGTTGAGACGACGGAAGACGGATTGATCATCCATGGAAAAGGGAAATTATCCGGGGGAGTGATTCATTCTTACGGGGACCACAGAATTGGAATGATGGGGGCTGTCGCATCTCTTGTAAGTGAACAGGCGGTCACTATTCAGGATAAAGACTGCATCAATATATCATACCCGAATTTCTTTGACCATTTAAATCAGTCGCTTAAGTAA
- a CDS encoding prephenate dehydrogenase: MKQKVLIVGLGLIGGSLAMNISKKDDVFLIGVDGDEATLNMALKQGVIHQASSDFKKAAIEADVCVLATPISVTINYLQQLNDIQLKKRLLVTDVSSVKNQVLAAANELNHPLLSFVGGHPMAGSHKQGYTAAKPHLFENAIYVLTPSVHATEEEAERLIDLFSETQARFLTFSTEEHDEMTAVISHFPHLIASSLVHQARNWQEKHPFLEQLAAGGFKDITRIASSNPKLWQDIFFQNRTLLLAMLDDWIQEMKKVRNYLADEEKEETYRYLFDAKQFRDGLPVREKGAIPSFYDIYVDIHDRPGAIYHVIGLLAQHAISIKNIQILEIREGITGVLRISFATSREQLESKEILDKQYEVMIQQ, from the coding sequence ATGAAACAGAAAGTACTGATTGTCGGCCTGGGCCTGATCGGTGGATCCCTCGCCATGAATATTTCGAAGAAAGACGATGTCTTCTTAATAGGAGTGGACGGGGATGAAGCCACCTTAAATATGGCTCTGAAACAAGGGGTCATCCATCAAGCTTCTTCCGATTTTAAGAAAGCAGCCATAGAGGCGGATGTATGTGTGCTCGCGACCCCTATTTCCGTGACAATAAATTACCTTCAACAATTGAATGATATACAACTGAAAAAAAGGCTGTTAGTGACAGACGTCTCTTCCGTAAAGAATCAAGTGCTGGCAGCGGCAAATGAGCTGAACCATCCGCTCCTCTCTTTTGTTGGAGGGCATCCGATGGCGGGCTCCCACAAGCAGGGGTACACAGCCGCTAAACCGCACTTATTTGAAAATGCGATATACGTCCTTACGCCTTCCGTTCACGCTACGGAGGAAGAAGCGGAGCGTTTAATCGATTTATTCTCTGAGACACAGGCGCGCTTTTTAACATTTTCAACAGAGGAACATGATGAAATGACCGCAGTCATTTCTCATTTCCCCCACCTGATCGCTTCTTCGCTCGTACATCAGGCGAGAAATTGGCAGGAGAAACACCCATTTCTTGAGCAGCTGGCTGCTGGGGGCTTCAAAGACATTACGCGGATCGCTTCCAGCAACCCGAAGCTTTGGCAGGATATTTTCTTTCAAAACCGAACCCTGCTGCTCGCGATGCTTGACGATTGGATTCAGGAGATGAAAAAGGTTCGGAACTACTTAGCAGACGAAGAGAAAGAAGAAACATACCGCTATCTATTTGATGCTAAGCAGTTTCGGGATGGTCTGCCTGTGCGTGAAAAAGGAGCAATTCCGTCCTTTTACGATATCTATGTCGATATCCATGACCGTCCTGGAGCTATCTATCATGTGATCGGTCTGCTTGCCCAGCATGCGATCAGCATCAAGAACATTCAAATTCTTGAAATTAGAGAAGGTATCACCGGTGTTTTGCGGATAAGTTTCGCTACAAGCCGGGAGCAGCTTGAAAGTAAAGAAATATTAGATAAGCAGTATGAAGTCATGATTCAGCAGTGA
- the hisC gene encoding histidinol-phosphate transaminase yields the protein MKAKEILKTMKPYTPGKGIEEVKKEYGLERIVKLASNENPFGFSPKVEKELPKLISGLEIYPDGYGAEIRRKLASFLAVNEEQLIFGNGSDEIVQIICRTFLESGANTVMAAPTFPQYRHNALIEGAEVREVPLVDGHHDLDRMLEEVDEQTRVLWICTPNNPTGVHIVKDQMEALLEKCPDHVLVVIDEAYFEYMDAADAFDSISALDCFPNTIILRTFSKAYGLAGLRIGYGVAHPDIIRSLEPAREPFNTSTVAQAAAIIALDDQKFIQETVEENRKNKQILKEFCEEVGLSYYDTQANFLLIHLPCSGDEMFEHLLTKGFIVRSGEALGLPNTIRLTIGKEEDMEEVQKAIKEKLTAGEV from the coding sequence ATGAAGGCAAAAGAAATATTGAAAACCATGAAACCATATACACCGGGAAAAGGGATTGAAGAAGTAAAGAAAGAGTACGGACTCGAACGAATCGTAAAGCTCGCTTCCAATGAGAATCCATTTGGATTTTCTCCAAAAGTGGAAAAAGAGCTCCCGAAGCTTATCTCCGGTTTGGAGATTTATCCGGATGGTTACGGGGCGGAAATCCGTCGAAAACTTGCTTCGTTTCTCGCGGTCAATGAGGAACAACTGATTTTCGGGAATGGTTCGGATGAGATTGTCCAAATCATCTGCCGTACATTCCTTGAATCCGGAGCGAATACGGTCATGGCGGCTCCTACGTTCCCTCAGTACCGTCATAATGCTTTAATAGAAGGAGCCGAAGTAAGAGAAGTTCCTCTTGTAGACGGTCATCATGACCTGGATCGCATGCTTGAAGAGGTGGATGAACAAACGAGAGTATTATGGATCTGTACTCCGAACAACCCTACAGGTGTACATATTGTAAAAGATCAGATGGAAGCCCTTCTTGAAAAATGTCCGGATCATGTTTTGGTCGTCATTGATGAAGCCTACTTTGAATATATGGATGCTGCAGATGCGTTCGACTCTATTAGCGCGCTCGATTGTTTCCCCAACACTATAATATTACGTACTTTCTCTAAAGCATACGGCCTGGCCGGCTTAAGGATCGGGTACGGTGTGGCACACCCGGACATTATCCGCAGTCTGGAACCGGCAAGGGAACCGTTTAATACCTCCACCGTGGCCCAGGCGGCTGCAATCATCGCTCTGGATGATCAGAAGTTCATTCAGGAAACGGTTGAGGAGAACAGGAAGAACAAACAAATTCTAAAAGAATTCTGTGAGGAAGTCGGGCTGTCCTATTATGATACTCAGGCAAACTTCCTGTTGATCCACCTTCCTTGCAGTGGTGATGAAATGTTCGAACATCTGCTGACGAAAGGGTTCATAGTCCGGTCCGGAGAAGCGCTTGGTCTTCCTAATACCATCCGTCTGACCATTGGTAAAGAAGAAGATATGGAAGAAGTTCAGAAAGCGATCAAAGAGAAACTGACCGCCGGGGAAGTTTGA